The Salvelinus namaycush isolate Seneca chromosome 1, SaNama_1.0, whole genome shotgun sequence genome has a window encoding:
- the LOC120045752 gene encoding lysosomal acid phosphatase-like, which produces MNSTVLLLLTLFVVLGKVVGDRRLTFVTVLYRHGDRSPVKAYPTDRYQESSWPQGFGQLSQEGMRQHFELGQALQKRYQGFLNDTYDRREISVRSTDYDRTLMSAEANLAGLYPPNGSQVFNPTLEWQPIPVHTVPQAEERLLSFPIPGCPRYKILMNETERSEKYLNVTFLYKDLITMIQERTGLKNTNIETVWSVYDTLFCEARHNMTAPDWVTPNIMDDLRKLKDFGFEIMFEVYKHQEKSRLQGGVLLGSIVNNISESALPDSNRRLKMMMLSAHDTTIVALQSSLSVFNGKQPPYASCHIFELYQEDNGSFTVAMFYRNDTRRAPYQLAVPSCDLFCPLEDFVRLTKPSIPEDWDKECMVESPTKDTEVVIGLAVCGCLLFLLIVLLLAVLCRQRDPSNGYSQIHNEIES; this is translated from the exons ATGAACTCCACTGTATTGCTATTATTGACACTGTTCGTTGTATTAGGCAAAGTTGTTGGAGACAGAAGACTGACATTTGTAACTGTG CTTTACCGTCATGGTGACCGATCACCTGTCAAAGCCTACCCTACTGATCGCTACCAGGAGAGCTCTTGGCCTCAGGGCTTTGGACAGCTCTCGCAG GAAGGAATGAGGCAGCACTTTGAGCTGGGACAGGCGCTGCAGAAACGCTATCAGGGTTTTCTTAATGATACCTATGACCGACGTGAG ATTTCTGTGAGAAGCACAGACTATGACCGGACCTTGATGAGTGCAGAGGCCAACTTGGCTGGATTGTACCCTCCCAATGGATCACAGGTCTTCAACCCAACACTGGAGTGGCAGCCTATTCCTGTTCACACTGTACCCCAGGCTGAGGAGAGG CTTTTGTCGTTTCCCATTCCGGGTTGCCCTCGTTATAAAATCCTCATGAATGAGACGGAACGCTCAGAAAAGTACCTCAACGTGACATTTCTATACAAA GACTTAATAACGATGATACAGGAGAGAACTGGTCTGAAGAACACCAACATTGAGACTGTTTGGAGTGTCTATGACACCCTTTTCTGTGAG GCAAGGCACAACATGACCGCTCCTGACTGGGTGACCCCTAACATCATGGATGATCTGAGGAAGCTCAAGGACTTTGGCTTTGAAATCATGTTTGAGGTCTACAAGCATCAGGAGAAAAGCCGGCTCCAAGGAG GTGTCCTATTGGGTAGCATTGTAAATAACATCTCAGAGTCTGCACTTCCCGACTCTAATCGCCGTCTGAAGATGATGATGCTCTCTGCG CATGACACCACCATTGTGGCTTTGCAGTCGAGTTTGAGTGTCTTCAATGGAAAGCAGCCGCCCTATGCCTCCTGCCACATATTTGAACTCTATCAGGAAGACAACGG ATCATTCACAGTGGCCATGTTTTACCGCAATGACACCAGAAGAGCGCCTTACCAACTGGCTGTACCTAGCTGTGACCTCTTCTGCCCCCTGGAGGACTTTGTGCGCCTCACCAAACCATCCATCCCAGAGGATTGGGACAAGGAGTGCATGGTGGAGTCTCCTACAAAGGATACAG AGGTGGTCATCGGACTAGCAGTTTGTGGCTGTTTGCTCTTCCTCCTTATCGTCCTCCTGCTCGCTGTGCTTTGTCGGCAACGTGATCCCTCCAACGGCTACAGTCAGATTCACAATGAGATTGAGTCTTGA